The proteins below come from a single Ictalurus furcatus strain D&B chromosome 15, Billie_1.0, whole genome shotgun sequence genomic window:
- the usp19 gene encoding ubiquitin carboxyl-terminal hydrolase 19 isoform X1, whose translation MASSSSASGDASRRRAQRGAEESSSKKKQKDRANQESREAKRAATAANQETKKDIFLDWKQNADEVIVRLRCGEGALKVENVDSAFSDTACQVRFPDGREWSCHLHAEIESSCSKLLYKEKGSILQLVMHKKIPFNNWPTLMNNKENDPVNILRENGCSHKSSTELSGKSMSGSETLKTSSRAEAQAPPTDQKGSKPDRGVKRGLKNKQAENSENAGVRVSETKPGCKGDQTPEPTAKRIVRPSKSTKEPTVASSPAREHQPKPVVNSTPITSHGSASVSSVPQEGKSEPQVKACQGSQKEKEIEKKTDRCTQAEAGKNKDQVTVCEPRPEPHEPSAPRVIPPTPGETCIPGETSREGTAPEDREKNKEQGGTDGAVQDRRQTDAPAHHLGSGETIPTIDSKRQEFKNTEEEKRDRSKEEPCEKILEKKDRGPEPMVNLSFVKNDWYEKGTDLMVVNVYLKEICREISRVLFREQDFTLIFQTSDANFLRRHPDCGPNTVFKWQIKLRNMIQPEQCSFSFTPSRIDITLRKRHSQRWGGLEAQVPQGAVGGAKVAVPSGPSSLDKNQPGSSQHALPAKEEPRAGEEKPKSSRAPEDGTLDAVVPRSVSDHVPIKQEPAITTPKPTCMVQPMTHAPPAGSERPEEEEEKKVCLPGFTGLVNLGNTCFMNSVIQSLSNTRELRDYFHDRAFETEINCNNPLGTGGRLAIGFAVLLRTLWKGTHHAFQPSKLKAIVASKASQFTGYAQHDAQEFMAFLLDGLHEDLNRIQNKPYTETVDSDGRQDEVVAEEAWQRHKMRNDSFIVDLFQGQYKSKLVCPMCAKVSITFDPFLYLPVPLPQKQKVLTVFYFAKEPHKKPVKFLVSVSKENSSTAEVLESISRSVRVKPENLRLAEVVKNRFHRIFLPSHSLDTVSSVDMLFCFEVLSKELTKEKVVLLRVHQRLQVPSIPVAKCAACQKPPLSDEEKLRRCTRCYRVGYCNQACQKNHWPNHKSLCRPNFENVGQPFLISVPESRLTYTRLTQLLEGYSRYSVNVFRPPFQSGRTSPEASVSRADHPLPTGSVVEGPVADEEELHVTEAGDAQEQDNVSPEMATTQVSAHSAEDLNTLSTRTTDSGFSELSSSQDLFGEKETSCEKAVKPEAAITGYQQPLDCSYRSGSQFYISLQDADNKELKLEDKGDGVLEVSEDCALELVWKNNERLKEYVLVRSKELEFDEDPGSASETARAGHFTLEQCLNLFTKPEVLAPEEAWYCPKCQQHREASKQLLLWRLPNVLIIQLKRFSFRSFIWRDKINDMVDFPVRNLDLSKFCIGQKEDVQQPPIYDLYAVINHYGGMIGGHYTAYARLPNDKNSQRSDVGWRLFDDSTVTTVEESQVVTRYAYVLFYRRRNSPVERPPRLLDPLGAESPAAAGAAASQASLIWQELEEEAEGQQGASSWGLFRPRLQPRRPRTRLEEEDDRHGGLTWRRQERVSDHSDDDRTKYFLLGTMAAVFALLLNIICPLIYKSHWG comes from the exons aTATATTTCTAGACTGGAAGCAGAATGCAGATGAGGTGATAGTCAGGCTGCGATGTGGAGAGGGTGCACTGAAGGTGGAGAATGTCGACTCTGCCTTTTCAGATACAGCCTGCCAAGTCCGCTTCCCAG ATGGCCGTGAGTGGAGCTGTCACCTACACGCTGAGATAGAGAGCTCCTGCAGTAAATTGCTGTACAAGGAGAAAGGCAGCATTTTGCAGCTCGTCATGCACAAGAAGATCCCCTTCAACAACTGGCCCACTCTTATG AACAACAAAGAGAACGACCCAGTAAACATCTTGAGGGAGAATGGATGCAGTCACAAGTCCTCAACAGAGCTGTCTGGGAAGTCCATGTCGGgctctgaaacactcaaaacgTCCAGCAGAGCAGAAGCACAGGCGCCACCGACAGATCAGAAAGGCAGTAAACCTGACCGTGGTGTAAAAAGAGGGCTGAAGAACAAACAGGCGGAGAACTCTGAGAATGCAGGCGTCAGAGTATCCGAGACCAAGCCAGGCTGTAAAGGAGACCAGACTCCTGAGCCCACTGCCAAGAGAATTGTCCGTCCTTCCAAAAGCACAAAGGAGCCCACTGTAGCATCAAGTCCTGCACGAGAGCATCAGCCCAAACCAGTAGTCAACAGCACACCCATAACAAGCCATGGATCTGCCTCCGTGTCCTCTGTTCCCCAAGAAGGCAAATCAGAACCCCAGGTTAAAGCATGCCAGGGGtcacaaaaagagaaagagattgaaaaaaagacagacagatgcactCAG GCTGAAGCAGGTAAAAATAAGGATCAGGTAACTGTTTGTGAGCCAAGGCCTGAGCCCCATGAGCCTTCTGCTCCCAGAGTAATACCTCCAACCCCTGGAGAAACCTGTATACCTGGGGAGACCAGCAGAGAAGGAACTGCTccagaagacagagagaaaaacaaagagcaaGGGGGGACTGATGGTGCTGTGCAGGACcgaagacagacagatgctccAGCCCACCATCTGGGATCTGGGGAGACCATTCCAACAATTGACTCCAAGAGGCAAGAGTTTAAAAAtacagaggaggagaagagggaCAGATCTAAAGAGGAGCCATGTgagaagattcttgagaagaaggACAGAG gcCCAGAGCCAATGGTGAACCTGTCTTTTGTGAAGAATGACTGGTATGAGAAAGGGACGGACCTGATGGTTGTCAATGTCTACTTGAAGGAAATCTGTAGGGAGATTTCCAGGGTGCTCTTCAGGGAACAAGACTTCACCCTTATCTTCCAGACCAG TGATGCTAATTTTTTACGTCGACATCCGGACTGTGGACCAAACACTGTCTTCAAGTGGCAAATCAAACTCAG GAACATGATTCAGCCGGAACAGTGCAGTTTTTCCTTCACGCCATCACGCATAGACATCACCCTGAGGAAGAGGCACAGTCAGCGATGGGGAGGTCTGGAAGCCCAAGTTCCACAAG GTGCAGTGGGGGGCGCGAAGGTTGCTGTGCCCTCCGGGCCTTCCTCCCTCGACAAGAATCAGCCAGGGAGCAGTCAGCATGCTCTGCCTGCCAAGGAGGAGCCGCGGGCTGGGGAGGAGAAGCCTAAGTCCTCTCGGGCTCCAGAGGACGGTACTTTAGATGCCGTGGTTCCACGCTCTGTCTCTGATCATGTACCTATCAAGCAAGAGCCAGCCATTACCACG CCGAAGCCCACCTGCATGGTGCAGCCGATGACCCACGCTCCACCTGCAGGCAGTGAGCGAcccgaggaagaggaggagaagaaggtgTGTCTCCCTGGCTTCACAGGACTGGTCAACCTGGGAAACACATGCTTTATGAACAGCGTGATCCAGTCTCTCTCCAACACACGGGAACTAAGAGACTATTTCCATG ACCGGGCATTTGAGACAGAGATCAACTGTAATAACCCCCTAGGCACAGGTGGCAGGTTGGCCATTGGGTTTGCGGTGCTGCTGCGCACTTTGTGGAAAGGCACTCACCATGCTTTTCAACCCTCCAAATTAAAG GCAATAGTGGCCAGTAAGGCCAGTCAGTTTACAGGTTATGCTCAACATGATGCCCAAGAATTCATGGCCTTCCTTTTGGATGGTCTGCACGAGGACCTGAACCGTATCCAAAACAAACCGTACACAGAAACCGTGGATTCAGATGGCCGCCAGGATGAG GTTGTAGCGGAGGAAGCATGGCAAAGGCACAAGATGAGAAATGATTCTTTCATTGTTGATCTGTTCCAAGGCCAGTATAAATCAAAGCTTGTGTGCCCAATGTGTGCAAAG GTTTCCATTACCTTTGATCCCTTCCTATACCTGCCTGTTCCTCTACCTCAGAAACAAAAGGTGCTCACTGTCTTCTATTTTGCTAAAGAGCCCCACAAGAAACCGGTCAAG TTTTTGGTGAGTGTTAGTAAAGAGAACTCAAGCACAGCAGAAGTGTTGGAGTCTATTTCCCGGAGTGTGAGAGTCAAACCAGAGAACCTAAGATTGGCAGAG GTGGTGAAAAATCGTTTCCATCGGATATTCTTGCCTTCTCACTCCCTGGATACTGTTTCATCTGTCGACATGCTCTTTTGCTTCGAGGTCTTGTCCAAAGAGCTGACTAAGGAGAAAGTGGTGCTGCTTAGGGTCCATCAG AGGCTTCAGGTTCCCAGTATTCCTGTAGCCAAGTGTGCTGCCTGCCAGAAACCTCCTCTGTCAGATGAAGAGAAACTGAGGCGCTGTACACGCTGCTATCGTGTGGGCTACTGCAACCA GGCTTGCCAGAAGAACCACTGGCCCAACCATAAATCTCTATGCCGGCCCAACTTTGAGAATGTGGGACAGCCATTTTTGATCAGTGTGCCTGAGTCAAGGCTGACCTACACCCGCCTCACTCAGCTCCTTGAGGGGTATTCCAG GTATTCGGTGAATGTTTTCCGTCCTCCGTTCCAGTCAGGTCGGACATCGCCTGAGGCGAGTGTGTCTCGTGCTGATCACCCTCTACCAACCGGTTCAGTTGTTGAGGGACCTGTGGCAGATGAGGAAGAACTTCATGTAACTGAAGCAGGGGATGCTCAGGAACAGGACAATGTGTCTCCTGAAATGGCAACAACACAGGTTTCCGCTCACTCAGCAGAAGACCTGAACACTCTGTCCACTCGCACCACAGACTCTGGCTTCTCTGAACTGTCTAGCTCCCAGGATCTTtttggagagaaagaaacatcATGTGAAAAGGCTGTGAAACCAGAAG CTGCCATCACAGGGTACCAACAACCCTTAGACTGTAGCTACAGGAGTGGCTCTCAGTTCTATATCTCGCTACAAGATGCCGACAACAAGGAACTAAAACTTGAAGACAAAG GTGATGGAGTACTGGAGGTGTCTGAAGACTGCGCCTTGGAGCTGGTGTGGAAGAATAATGAGCGGCTAAAAGAGTATGTGCTGGTGCGTTCCAAAGAGCTGGAGTTTGATGAGGACCCAGGCTCTGCCAGCGAGACCGCCAGGGCAGGACACTTTACGCTTGAGCAGTGCCTCAACCTCTTCACCAAGCCTGAGGTGCTAGCACCTGAAGAAGCATG GTACTGTCCAAAATGTCAGCAACACAGGGAGGCCTCCAAGCAGCTTCTGCTTTGGCGTCTGCCGAATGTGCTCATCATCCAGCTCAAACGATTTTCCTTCCGGAGCTTCATCTGGAGAGACAAAATCAATGATATGGTCGACTTCCCTGTGAG GAACTTGGACTTGAGTAAGTTCTGTATTGGCCAGAAGGAAGATGTCCAGCAGCCCCCTATTTATGACCTATATGCTGTTATAAACCACTATGGAGGAATGATCGGAGGTCACTACACAGCCTATGCTCGTCTACCCAATGACAAAAACAGTCAGCGCAGTGATGTTG GCTGGCGTCTGTTTGATGACAGCACCGTGACTACAGTAGAAGAGAGCCAGGTGGTGACGCGCTATGCCTACGTGCTGTTCTACCGGCGTAGGAACTCTCCTGTTGAGCGACCGCCTCGTCTGCTCGACCCGCTGGGAGCCGAGTCTCCTGCTGCAGCTGGAGCTGCTGCCAGTCAG GCGTCTCTGATATGGCAGGAACTGGAGGAAGAAGCAGAAGGGCAACAAGGCGCATCCTCCTGGGGCCTCTTTCGGCCCAGACTCCAACCGAGAAGGCCCAGGACAAGgctggaggaagaggatgacCGCCATGGAGGGCTCACATGGCGCAGACAGGAACGAGTTTCTGATCATTCAGATGATGATCGTACCAAATATTTCCTCTTGGGCACTATGGCCGCAGTGTTTGCATTGCTGCTCAACATTATCTGTCCCCTGATATACAAGTCTCATTGGGGATAA
- the usp19 gene encoding ubiquitin carboxyl-terminal hydrolase 19 isoform X3 yields the protein MASSSSASGDASRRRAQRGAEESSSKKKQKDRANQESREAKRAATAANQETKKDIFLDWKQNADEVIVRLRCGEGALKVENVDSAFSDTACQVRFPDGREWSCHLHAEIESSCSKLLYKEKGSILQLVMHKKIPFNNWPTLMNNKENDPVNILRENGCSHKSSTELSGKSMSGSETLKTSSRAEAQAPPTDQKGSKPDRGVKRGLKNKQAENSENAGVRVSETKPGCKGDQTPEPTAKRIVRPSKSTKEPTVASSPAREHQPKPVVNSTPITSHGSASVSSVPQEGKSEPQVKACQGSQKEKEIEKKTDRCTQAEAGKNKDQVTVCEPRPEPHEPSAPRVIPPTPGETCIPGETSREGTAPEDREKNKEQGGTDGAVQDRRQTDAPAHHLGSGETIPTIDSKRQEFKNTEEEKRDRSKEEPCEKILEKKDRGPEPMVNLSFVKNDWYEKGTDLMVVNVYLKEICREISRVLFREQDFTLIFQTSDANFLRRHPDCGPNTVFKWQIKLRNMIQPEQCSFSFTPSRIDITLRKRHSQRWGGLEAQVPQGAVGGAKVAVPSGPSSLDKNQPGSSQHALPAKEEPRAGEEKPKSSRAPEDGTLDAVVPRSVSDHVPIKQEPAITTPKPTCMVQPMTHAPPAGSERPEEEEEKKVCLPGFTGLVNLGNTCFMNSVIQSLSNTRELRDYFHDRAFETEINCNNPLGTGGRLAIGFAVLLRTLWKGTHHAFQPSKLKAIVASKASQFTGYAQHDAQEFMAFLLDGLHEDLNRIQNKPYTETVDSDGRQDEVVAEEAWQRHKMRNDSFIVDLFQGQYKSKLVCPMCAKVSITFDPFLYLPVPLPQKQKVLTVFYFAKEPHKKPVKFLVSVSKENSSTAEVLESISRSVRVKPENLRLAEVVKNRFHRIFLPSHSLDTVSSVDMLFCFEVLSKELTKEKVVLLRVHQRLQVPSIPVAKCAACQKPPLSDEEKLRRCTRCYRVGYCNQACQKNHWPNHKSLCRPNFENVGQPFLISVPESRLTYTRLTQLLEGYSRYSVNVFRPPFQSGRTSPEASVSRADHPLPTGSVVEGPVADEEELHVTEAGDAQEQDNVSPEMATTQVSAHSAEDLNTLSTRTTDSGFSELSSSQDLFGEKETSCEKAVKPEAAITGYQQPLDCSYRSGSQFYISLQDADNKELKLEDKGDGVLEVSEDCALELVWKNNERLKEYVLVRSKELEFDEDPGSASETARAGHFTLEQCLNLFTKPEVLAPEEAWYCPKCQQHREASKQLLLWRLPNVLIIQLKRFSFRSFIWRDKINDMVDFPVRNLDLSKFCIGQKEDVQQPPIYDLYAVINHYGGMIGGHYTAYARLPNDKNSQRSDVGWRLFDDSTVTTVEESQVVTRYAYVLFYRRRNSPVERPPRLLDPLGAESPAAAGAAASQASSQALFGTDLDPEGPPQLGAEVTSDLFARSAECSGSSYTSMEEVD from the exons aTATATTTCTAGACTGGAAGCAGAATGCAGATGAGGTGATAGTCAGGCTGCGATGTGGAGAGGGTGCACTGAAGGTGGAGAATGTCGACTCTGCCTTTTCAGATACAGCCTGCCAAGTCCGCTTCCCAG ATGGCCGTGAGTGGAGCTGTCACCTACACGCTGAGATAGAGAGCTCCTGCAGTAAATTGCTGTACAAGGAGAAAGGCAGCATTTTGCAGCTCGTCATGCACAAGAAGATCCCCTTCAACAACTGGCCCACTCTTATG AACAACAAAGAGAACGACCCAGTAAACATCTTGAGGGAGAATGGATGCAGTCACAAGTCCTCAACAGAGCTGTCTGGGAAGTCCATGTCGGgctctgaaacactcaaaacgTCCAGCAGAGCAGAAGCACAGGCGCCACCGACAGATCAGAAAGGCAGTAAACCTGACCGTGGTGTAAAAAGAGGGCTGAAGAACAAACAGGCGGAGAACTCTGAGAATGCAGGCGTCAGAGTATCCGAGACCAAGCCAGGCTGTAAAGGAGACCAGACTCCTGAGCCCACTGCCAAGAGAATTGTCCGTCCTTCCAAAAGCACAAAGGAGCCCACTGTAGCATCAAGTCCTGCACGAGAGCATCAGCCCAAACCAGTAGTCAACAGCACACCCATAACAAGCCATGGATCTGCCTCCGTGTCCTCTGTTCCCCAAGAAGGCAAATCAGAACCCCAGGTTAAAGCATGCCAGGGGtcacaaaaagagaaagagattgaaaaaaagacagacagatgcactCAG GCTGAAGCAGGTAAAAATAAGGATCAGGTAACTGTTTGTGAGCCAAGGCCTGAGCCCCATGAGCCTTCTGCTCCCAGAGTAATACCTCCAACCCCTGGAGAAACCTGTATACCTGGGGAGACCAGCAGAGAAGGAACTGCTccagaagacagagagaaaaacaaagagcaaGGGGGGACTGATGGTGCTGTGCAGGACcgaagacagacagatgctccAGCCCACCATCTGGGATCTGGGGAGACCATTCCAACAATTGACTCCAAGAGGCAAGAGTTTAAAAAtacagaggaggagaagagggaCAGATCTAAAGAGGAGCCATGTgagaagattcttgagaagaaggACAGAG gcCCAGAGCCAATGGTGAACCTGTCTTTTGTGAAGAATGACTGGTATGAGAAAGGGACGGACCTGATGGTTGTCAATGTCTACTTGAAGGAAATCTGTAGGGAGATTTCCAGGGTGCTCTTCAGGGAACAAGACTTCACCCTTATCTTCCAGACCAG TGATGCTAATTTTTTACGTCGACATCCGGACTGTGGACCAAACACTGTCTTCAAGTGGCAAATCAAACTCAG GAACATGATTCAGCCGGAACAGTGCAGTTTTTCCTTCACGCCATCACGCATAGACATCACCCTGAGGAAGAGGCACAGTCAGCGATGGGGAGGTCTGGAAGCCCAAGTTCCACAAG GTGCAGTGGGGGGCGCGAAGGTTGCTGTGCCCTCCGGGCCTTCCTCCCTCGACAAGAATCAGCCAGGGAGCAGTCAGCATGCTCTGCCTGCCAAGGAGGAGCCGCGGGCTGGGGAGGAGAAGCCTAAGTCCTCTCGGGCTCCAGAGGACGGTACTTTAGATGCCGTGGTTCCACGCTCTGTCTCTGATCATGTACCTATCAAGCAAGAGCCAGCCATTACCACG CCGAAGCCCACCTGCATGGTGCAGCCGATGACCCACGCTCCACCTGCAGGCAGTGAGCGAcccgaggaagaggaggagaagaaggtgTGTCTCCCTGGCTTCACAGGACTGGTCAACCTGGGAAACACATGCTTTATGAACAGCGTGATCCAGTCTCTCTCCAACACACGGGAACTAAGAGACTATTTCCATG ACCGGGCATTTGAGACAGAGATCAACTGTAATAACCCCCTAGGCACAGGTGGCAGGTTGGCCATTGGGTTTGCGGTGCTGCTGCGCACTTTGTGGAAAGGCACTCACCATGCTTTTCAACCCTCCAAATTAAAG GCAATAGTGGCCAGTAAGGCCAGTCAGTTTACAGGTTATGCTCAACATGATGCCCAAGAATTCATGGCCTTCCTTTTGGATGGTCTGCACGAGGACCTGAACCGTATCCAAAACAAACCGTACACAGAAACCGTGGATTCAGATGGCCGCCAGGATGAG GTTGTAGCGGAGGAAGCATGGCAAAGGCACAAGATGAGAAATGATTCTTTCATTGTTGATCTGTTCCAAGGCCAGTATAAATCAAAGCTTGTGTGCCCAATGTGTGCAAAG GTTTCCATTACCTTTGATCCCTTCCTATACCTGCCTGTTCCTCTACCTCAGAAACAAAAGGTGCTCACTGTCTTCTATTTTGCTAAAGAGCCCCACAAGAAACCGGTCAAG TTTTTGGTGAGTGTTAGTAAAGAGAACTCAAGCACAGCAGAAGTGTTGGAGTCTATTTCCCGGAGTGTGAGAGTCAAACCAGAGAACCTAAGATTGGCAGAG GTGGTGAAAAATCGTTTCCATCGGATATTCTTGCCTTCTCACTCCCTGGATACTGTTTCATCTGTCGACATGCTCTTTTGCTTCGAGGTCTTGTCCAAAGAGCTGACTAAGGAGAAAGTGGTGCTGCTTAGGGTCCATCAG AGGCTTCAGGTTCCCAGTATTCCTGTAGCCAAGTGTGCTGCCTGCCAGAAACCTCCTCTGTCAGATGAAGAGAAACTGAGGCGCTGTACACGCTGCTATCGTGTGGGCTACTGCAACCA GGCTTGCCAGAAGAACCACTGGCCCAACCATAAATCTCTATGCCGGCCCAACTTTGAGAATGTGGGACAGCCATTTTTGATCAGTGTGCCTGAGTCAAGGCTGACCTACACCCGCCTCACTCAGCTCCTTGAGGGGTATTCCAG GTATTCGGTGAATGTTTTCCGTCCTCCGTTCCAGTCAGGTCGGACATCGCCTGAGGCGAGTGTGTCTCGTGCTGATCACCCTCTACCAACCGGTTCAGTTGTTGAGGGACCTGTGGCAGATGAGGAAGAACTTCATGTAACTGAAGCAGGGGATGCTCAGGAACAGGACAATGTGTCTCCTGAAATGGCAACAACACAGGTTTCCGCTCACTCAGCAGAAGACCTGAACACTCTGTCCACTCGCACCACAGACTCTGGCTTCTCTGAACTGTCTAGCTCCCAGGATCTTtttggagagaaagaaacatcATGTGAAAAGGCTGTGAAACCAGAAG CTGCCATCACAGGGTACCAACAACCCTTAGACTGTAGCTACAGGAGTGGCTCTCAGTTCTATATCTCGCTACAAGATGCCGACAACAAGGAACTAAAACTTGAAGACAAAG GTGATGGAGTACTGGAGGTGTCTGAAGACTGCGCCTTGGAGCTGGTGTGGAAGAATAATGAGCGGCTAAAAGAGTATGTGCTGGTGCGTTCCAAAGAGCTGGAGTTTGATGAGGACCCAGGCTCTGCCAGCGAGACCGCCAGGGCAGGACACTTTACGCTTGAGCAGTGCCTCAACCTCTTCACCAAGCCTGAGGTGCTAGCACCTGAAGAAGCATG GTACTGTCCAAAATGTCAGCAACACAGGGAGGCCTCCAAGCAGCTTCTGCTTTGGCGTCTGCCGAATGTGCTCATCATCCAGCTCAAACGATTTTCCTTCCGGAGCTTCATCTGGAGAGACAAAATCAATGATATGGTCGACTTCCCTGTGAG GAACTTGGACTTGAGTAAGTTCTGTATTGGCCAGAAGGAAGATGTCCAGCAGCCCCCTATTTATGACCTATATGCTGTTATAAACCACTATGGAGGAATGATCGGAGGTCACTACACAGCCTATGCTCGTCTACCCAATGACAAAAACAGTCAGCGCAGTGATGTTG GCTGGCGTCTGTTTGATGACAGCACCGTGACTACAGTAGAAGAGAGCCAGGTGGTGACGCGCTATGCCTACGTGCTGTTCTACCGGCGTAGGAACTCTCCTGTTGAGCGACCGCCTCGTCTGCTCGACCCGCTGGGAGCCGAGTCTCCTGCTGCAGCTGGAGCTGCTGCCAGTCAG GCTTCTAGCCAGGCACTCTTTGGGACAGACCTGGACCCTGAAGGACCCCCTCAGTTGGGTGCAGAAGTGACGTCCGACCTCTTTGCCCGGTCTGCAGAATGCTCCGGCTCGTCCTACACCAGCATGGAAGAGGTGGACTAA